A window of the Streptomyces sp. Ag109_O5-10 genome harbors these coding sequences:
- a CDS encoding ATP-dependent Clp protease ATP-binding subunit translates to MSTSGFGFGRSPFEDFDELMSRFFGGAGAGAQPRRAQRVDIGSLLSERARELVAEARDIAAVEGSDELDTRHLLAAATTHDSTRRLLTEAGADPDQLRERLTAGHGGGEKAEPATLTPATKRALLDAYQISRAEGASYIGPEHLLRALAVNPESAAGRALGESGWEPTRMPAEGAGERRKPSTTPTIDEYGRDLTEDARAGRLDPVIGRDEEVEQTIEVLSRRSKNNPVLIGDPGVGKTAIVEGIAQRIVTGDVPKTLEGKRLVSLDLAGMVAGTKYRGEFEERLKKLLDEVREHGDELVLFLDELHTVVGAGGGGDGSLDAGNILKPALARGELHLIGATTVDEYRKHIEKDAALERRFAPILVGEPTVDDTIEILRGLRDRYEAHHQVRITDEAVVAAAELSDRYITSRFLPDKAIDLMDQAAARVRLRSKTSPTDTRDIEDRIAALNREKDQAVADEEYERAKELRDRIKAAEAELDQAGTAEEHAPKVTAEDIAEVASRTTGIPVAELTEEERERLMKLEEHLHERVVGQDEAITAVARAVRRARAGMSDPNRPVGSFLFLGPTGVGKTELARALAAALFGDETRMIRLDMSEFQERHTVSRLVGAPPGYVGHEEAGQLTEAVRRQPYAVLLLDEVEKAHPDVFNTLLQLLDDGRLTDAQGRTVDFKNTVVIMTSNIGADRILAAGTEDYAKVREAVMPALQQHFRPEFLNRIDEIIVFRGLDRTQLREIVDLLLEHTRRRLHAQDVTLEVTDSAAELLANLGHQPDFGARPLRRTIQREVDDRLADLLLSGQLVAGERAVVDAANGEIVIRSDKPATV, encoded by the coding sequence ATGAGTACTTCCGGTTTCGGATTCGGACGCAGCCCCTTCGAGGACTTCGACGAGCTGATGTCCCGCTTCTTCGGCGGCGCGGGGGCGGGTGCCCAGCCCCGCCGCGCGCAGCGCGTGGACATCGGCAGCCTGCTGTCCGAGCGGGCCCGGGAGTTGGTCGCCGAGGCGCGCGACATCGCCGCCGTCGAGGGCAGCGACGAACTGGACACCCGGCATCTGCTGGCCGCTGCCACCACCCACGACTCCACCCGGCGGCTGCTCACCGAGGCGGGCGCCGACCCCGACCAGCTCAGGGAGCGGCTCACCGCCGGCCACGGCGGCGGCGAGAAGGCGGAGCCCGCCACCCTCACCCCGGCCACCAAACGCGCGCTCCTCGACGCCTACCAGATCTCCCGCGCCGAGGGCGCCTCCTACATCGGCCCCGAGCACCTGTTGCGCGCGCTCGCCGTGAACCCGGAGTCGGCGGCCGGCCGGGCGCTCGGCGAAAGCGGCTGGGAGCCGACCCGGATGCCGGCCGAGGGTGCCGGGGAGCGCAGGAAGCCCAGCACCACGCCGACCATCGACGAGTACGGCCGTGACCTCACCGAGGACGCCCGCGCCGGACGCCTGGACCCGGTGATCGGGCGGGACGAGGAGGTCGAGCAGACCATCGAGGTGCTCTCCCGGCGCAGCAAGAACAACCCGGTCCTGATCGGTGACCCGGGCGTCGGCAAGACCGCCATCGTGGAGGGGATCGCGCAGCGGATCGTCACCGGGGACGTGCCCAAGACGCTCGAGGGCAAGCGGCTGGTCTCCCTCGACCTGGCCGGGATGGTGGCCGGCACCAAGTACCGGGGCGAGTTCGAGGAACGGCTGAAGAAACTGCTCGACGAGGTCCGCGAACACGGCGACGAGCTCGTCCTGTTCCTCGACGAGCTGCACACGGTCGTGGGCGCGGGCGGCGGCGGGGACGGCTCCCTCGACGCGGGCAACATCCTCAAACCGGCCCTCGCGCGCGGCGAGTTGCACCTCATCGGCGCGACCACCGTCGACGAGTACCGCAAGCACATCGAGAAGGACGCGGCCCTGGAACGCCGGTTCGCGCCCATCCTGGTCGGCGAGCCCACCGTCGACGACACCATCGAGATCCTGCGCGGCCTGCGCGACCGCTACGAGGCGCACCACCAGGTCCGCATCACCGACGAGGCGGTGGTCGCGGCGGCGGAGCTGTCCGACCGGTACATCACCTCGCGGTTCCTGCCCGACAAGGCGATCGACCTGATGGACCAGGCGGCGGCCCGGGTCCGGCTGCGCTCGAAGACCTCGCCCACCGACACCCGGGACATCGAGGACCGCATCGCCGCCCTGAACCGGGAGAAGGACCAGGCCGTCGCCGACGAGGAGTACGAGCGGGCCAAGGAGCTCCGCGACCGCATCAAGGCAGCCGAGGCCGAACTGGACCAGGCCGGCACCGCCGAGGAACACGCGCCCAAGGTCACCGCCGAGGACATCGCCGAGGTCGCCTCCCGCACCACCGGCATCCCGGTCGCCGAACTCACCGAGGAGGAGCGGGAGCGCCTGATGAAGCTGGAGGAGCACCTGCACGAGCGGGTCGTCGGCCAGGACGAGGCGATCACCGCCGTCGCCCGCGCGGTCCGCCGTGCCCGCGCCGGCATGAGCGACCCCAACCGGCCCGTCGGCAGCTTCCTCTTCCTCGGCCCCACCGGCGTCGGCAAGACCGAACTGGCCCGCGCCCTGGCCGCCGCCCTCTTCGGCGACGAGACCCGCATGATCCGCCTCGACATGAGCGAGTTCCAGGAGCGCCACACGGTCTCCCGGCTGGTCGGCGCCCCGCCCGGATACGTCGGCCACGAGGAGGCCGGCCAGCTCACCGAGGCGGTGCGCAGGCAGCCGTACGCCGTGCTGCTCCTCGACGAGGTGGAGAAGGCCCACCCGGACGTCTTCAACACCCTGCTCCAGCTCCTGGACGACGGCCGCCTCACCGACGCCCAGGGCCGTACCGTCGACTTCAAGAACACCGTCGTCATCATGACGTCGAACATCGGCGCAGACCGCATCCTGGCCGCCGGCACGGAGGACTACGCCAAGGTCCGCGAGGCGGTCATGCCGGCCCTCCAGCAGCACTTCCGGCCGGAGTTCCTGAACCGCATCGACGAGATCATCGTCTTCCGCGGCCTGGACCGCACCCAACTGCGCGAGATCGTCGACCTGCTGCTGGAACACACCCGACGCCGGCTGCACGCCCAGGACGTCACGCTCGAAGTCACCGACAGCGCCGCCGAGTTGCTCGCCAACCTCGGTCACCAGCCGGACTTCGGTGCCCGTCCGCTGCGCCGCACCATCCAGCGCGAGGTCGACGACCGCCTCGCCGACCTGCTGCTCTCCGGCCAGCTCGTGGCGGGCGAGCGGGCGGTGGTGGACGCGGCGAACGGCGAGATCGTGATCCGCTCCGACAAGCCGGCCACGGTCTGA
- a CDS encoding LLM class flavin-dependent oxidoreductase: protein MNATIARTRFSVLDRSRTREGHAPGEALRDTVALAREAEGLGYHRFWVSEHHGVPGVAGSAPTVLAAAVAAATRTIRVGTGGVMLPNHRPLVVAEQFGVLESLYPGRIDMGLGRSVGFTDGVRRALGRDKGDAEDFAAQLAELLGWFEGTSPTGVRARPAEGLRVPPFVLAMGEGAEIAARAGLPMVIGDLRGREKMRQGIERYRDRFRPSPWAAEPYVVISGTVAVADTPEAARRLLVPEAWSAAYSRTHGTFPPLPPAEAVEARTMTARERGGYESGLAGHIAGTEDQVAHELETVLKETGADEVLVTTSTYDRAALLDSYRRLAGIIAS from the coding sequence GTGAACGCAACCATCGCCCGGACCCGGTTCTCCGTCCTCGACCGCTCCCGGACCCGCGAGGGGCACGCGCCCGGCGAGGCGCTGCGGGACACGGTCGCGCTGGCGCGGGAGGCGGAGGGGCTCGGTTACCACCGCTTCTGGGTGTCCGAGCACCACGGGGTGCCCGGGGTCGCCGGCTCGGCGCCGACCGTGCTGGCCGCGGCCGTGGCCGCCGCGACCCGGACCATCCGGGTGGGGACCGGCGGGGTGATGCTGCCCAACCACCGGCCGCTCGTCGTGGCCGAGCAGTTCGGCGTGCTGGAGTCGCTGTACCCGGGACGGATCGACATGGGGCTCGGCCGGTCGGTGGGTTTCACCGACGGGGTGCGCAGGGCGCTGGGACGCGACAAGGGCGACGCCGAGGACTTCGCGGCGCAGCTCGCCGAGCTGCTCGGCTGGTTCGAGGGGACCTCGCCGACGGGGGTGCGGGCCCGCCCGGCGGAGGGGCTGCGGGTGCCGCCGTTCGTGCTGGCGATGGGTGAGGGCGCGGAGATCGCGGCCCGGGCCGGGCTGCCCATGGTCATCGGCGACCTCAGGGGCCGCGAGAAGATGCGGCAGGGCATCGAGCGCTACCGCGACCGCTTCCGGCCCTCCCCGTGGGCGGCCGAGCCCTACGTCGTGATCTCCGGGACGGTCGCCGTCGCCGACACCCCCGAGGCGGCACGCCGGCTGCTCGTCCCGGAGGCCTGGTCGGCGGCGTACTCCCGCACCCACGGCACGTTCCCGCCGCTGCCCCCGGCCGAGGCCGTCGAGGCCCGGACGATGACCGCGCGGGAACGCGGCGGGTACGAGTCCGGGCTCGCCGGGCACATCGCCGGCACCGAGGACCAGGTCGCCCACGAACTGGAGACCGTCCTGAAGGAGACCGGTGCCGACGAGGTGCTGGTCACCACGAGCACGTACGACCGTGCGGCCCTGCTGGACTCGTACCGGCGGCTGGCCGGGATCATCGCCTCCTGA
- a CDS encoding dodecin encodes MTNHTYRVTEIVGTSHEGIDQAIRNGVARANQTLRNLDWFEVTQVRGQIENGQIEHYQVGLKVGFRIDVDG; translated from the coding sequence ATGACGAACCACACCTACCGGGTCACCGAGATCGTCGGCACCTCGCACGAGGGCATCGACCAGGCCATCCGCAACGGTGTCGCACGCGCCAACCAGACCCTGCGCAACCTGGACTGGTTCGAGGTCACGCAGGTCAGGGGCCAGATCGAGAACGGGCAGATCGAGCACTACCAGGTAGGCCTGAAGGTGGGCTTCCGCATCGACGTGGACGGCTGA
- a CDS encoding antitoxin, whose translation MSMLDKLKGMLKGHEDQARQGVQKGGDMIDQRTGNKYQSQVDSAQKQADDYIERQRRQGDPPQ comes from the coding sequence ATGTCGATGCTGGACAAGCTCAAGGGGATGCTCAAGGGCCACGAGGACCAGGCCAGGCAGGGCGTCCAAAAGGGCGGCGACATGATCGACCAGCGGACCGGAAACAAGTACCAGTCCCAGGTCGACTCGGCCCAGAAGCAGGCCGACGACTACATCGAACGGCAGCGGAGGCAGGGCGACCCTCCGCAGTAG
- a CDS encoding extracellular solute-binding protein produces MRHRRPLALVCVSAALLSACGVLPGEGGGRHTVTVWLMRNSASADFLRRFTADFERTHKDIRLDIRIQDWTGIVDKVQTALKSGSADAPDVIEVGNTQVPQYVEDGRLADLTLESMRDWGKEHWLPGLAEPGSDDSRQYGIPWYAANRVVIYRKDLFRKAGITAPPKTREQWLADTEQLNSGGDQGIYLAGQDWYTLSGFIWDEGGDLAQETDAQWKGALDSPAALRGMDFYRQLQSLGKGPVDADEEHPPQAQVFAGGQVAQIVAVPGLAQSIVQENPELKGEIGYFPVPGLTADHPGAVFTGGSDLVVPQNTDRPYDATAVVGALTGAKWDTDLARTMNYVPNKTTLASAVAGEEGVAAMAAGAARGRATPHTPDWPAVEADNPIKGYMTKVLDGADPKTEARRASRRITELLAPDFG; encoded by the coding sequence GTGAGACATCGCCGCCCGCTTGCCCTCGTCTGTGTGTCCGCCGCCCTGCTGAGCGCCTGTGGGGTGCTGCCGGGCGAAGGGGGCGGACGCCACACGGTCACGGTCTGGCTGATGCGGAACAGCGCCTCGGCGGACTTCCTGCGCCGCTTCACCGCGGACTTCGAACGCACCCACAAGGACATCCGCCTGGACATCCGCATCCAGGACTGGACCGGCATCGTCGACAAGGTGCAGACGGCCCTGAAGAGCGGCTCCGCCGACGCGCCCGACGTCATCGAGGTCGGCAACACCCAGGTCCCGCAGTACGTCGAGGACGGCCGGCTCGCCGACCTCACCCTGGAGTCGATGCGCGACTGGGGCAAGGAGCACTGGCTGCCCGGCCTCGCCGAGCCGGGCTCGGACGACTCCCGCCAGTACGGCATCCCCTGGTACGCCGCCAACCGGGTCGTCATCTACCGCAAGGACCTGTTCAGGAAGGCCGGGATCACCGCGCCGCCGAAGACCCGCGAGCAGTGGCTGGCGGACACCGAGCAGCTCAACTCCGGGGGCGACCAGGGGATCTACCTCGCCGGACAGGACTGGTACACCCTCTCCGGGTTCATCTGGGACGAGGGCGGCGACCTCGCCCAGGAGACGGACGCCCAGTGGAAGGGTGCCCTCGACAGCCCGGCCGCGCTGCGCGGGATGGACTTCTACCGGCAACTCCAGTCCCTCGGCAAGGGACCCGTCGACGCCGACGAGGAACATCCGCCCCAGGCCCAGGTGTTCGCCGGCGGGCAGGTGGCGCAGATCGTCGCGGTGCCCGGCCTCGCCCAGTCCATCGTGCAGGAGAACCCCGAACTCAAGGGCGAGATCGGCTACTTCCCGGTGCCGGGACTCACCGCGGACCACCCCGGCGCCGTCTTCACGGGCGGCTCCGACCTCGTCGTCCCGCAGAACACCGACCGGCCCTACGACGCGACCGCCGTCGTGGGCGCGCTGACCGGCGCCAAGTGGGACACCGACCTGGCCCGCACCATGAACTACGTGCCCAACAAGACCACCCTGGCGAGTGCGGTGGCAGGAGAGGAGGGGGTCGCCGCCATGGCGGCGGGCGCAGCGCGAGGGCGGGCGACCCCCCACACCCCCGACTGGCCGGCGGTGGAGGCCGACAACCCGATCAAGGGCTACATGACCAAGGTGCTCGACGGGGCGGACCCCAAGACCGAGGCCCGCCGCGCCTCCCGCCGCATCACCGAACTACTCGCACCGGACTTCGGGTGA